The Saccharothrix variisporea genome has a segment encoding these proteins:
- a CDS encoding TIM barrel protein has product MYELSANLEWLFAERDDLGARVRAAAALGVPAVEIWGWRGRDVGGLELALRETGVVLQTMCVDPMGTLVDPATHEVFVDAVGESAALADRLGCPYLVITAGDERGGVSREEQRRAVVDALRRAAGVLDGYRAVLLLENLNSRVDHVGTFLDSTAECLDIVDEVGSPKVKVLYDHYHSLVMGERPEVVLAGRVDRVGHVQTADVPGRHEPGTGKVDWAHELRVLRDLGYAGRIGLECVPTVSTAEALAHIREHDPQ; this is encoded by the coding sequence ATGTACGAGCTGTCCGCCAACCTGGAGTGGCTCTTCGCCGAGCGCGACGACCTTGGGGCGAGGGTGCGGGCGGCTGCCGCGCTCGGTGTGCCAGCGGTCGAGATCTGGGGGTGGCGGGGCCGGGACGTGGGCGGGTTGGAGCTCGCGTTGCGGGAGACCGGGGTCGTGTTGCAGACCATGTGCGTGGACCCGATGGGAACCTTGGTCGACCCGGCTACGCATGAGGTGTTCGTCGACGCGGTGGGGGAGTCGGCTGCCCTGGCTGATCGGCTGGGGTGCCCGTACCTGGTGATCACCGCCGGGGACGAGCGGGGTGGGGTGTCGCGGGAGGAGCAGCGGCGGGCCGTCGTGGACGCCCTGCGGCGGGCGGCGGGGGTGCTGGACGGGTACCGAGCCGTGTTGCTGCTGGAGAACCTGAACTCCCGGGTCGACCACGTCGGGACGTTCCTCGACTCGACCGCCGAGTGCCTCGACATCGTGGACGAGGTGGGCTCGCCGAAGGTCAAGGTGCTCTACGACCACTACCACTCGTTGGTCATGGGCGAGCGGCCCGAGGTGGTGTTGGCCGGGCGGGTCGATCGGGTGGGGCACGTCCAGACGGCTGACGTGCCGGGACGGCACGAACCCGGGACCGGCAAGGTCGACTGGGCGCACGAGCTGAGGGTGTTGCGGGACCTCGGGTACGCCGGGCGGATCGGGCTGGAGTGCGTGCCGACCGTCTCGACGGCGGAGGCGTTGGCCCACATCCGCGAGCACGATCCGCAATAA
- a CDS encoding RICIN domain-containing protein, protein MTSLHSKARLRSAAVVAAVVVAAATTPAAHAATYTVTYGTTGSYAHPTDTPASTFIDKDGTFYFQQSASLYGATQPRYWAFFTGTNFDTATRSSAISDAVNPANANDKNNDTTWRCNNSPTGLESTNAPAGSSYSQRNFCTLIGVWVDPDTGHWYGLVHNEFTPQPFGDGLHYDSIDYALSTDQGKTWTIKDHAITSPYSTKRGDTTAFPNQTYHYGTGDQRLFVDTASGYFYVFYGSRIVDKSGGWKAFYGHVARSPIASKMAKGSWQKWYDGTWTQPGIGGRESTMVPTSTNPNGYVPTTAEYSPLTTGTASQQIADGKMPPTSPLFVMNIAYNAHLGLYIGTPQAVDQSGNAPQEVYATADLTTQKWFLLGNSGSYHNASWYRWFLDGGSKTGSTILGKDYRSYCSIACTNSDGEYANTTITSSAGEPVLFDPARTYTIGTGSRVLSQVSGSSATTSGAATGSALEAWRITANGDGSYKIANASTGQLLGVGTGSTSTRAWGTKPTATAGGPTVGQQWWVVRTTGQSTYRLVNRYSGLVLALSSDTARSTETTPARFWTNTTGNAVGGTRTAAEQTLTITPVGTADPSLNGTRTVTASGKALDNPNSSTTAGTQLITWSPNGGANQRWQFTQQADGSYTIVNGASNLCMDDYAGATAPGTKVIQWTCTGGDNQRWQATKLANGLYMLTNVHSGLLLTTASTTNGALVTQETNTGSALQQWSIS, encoded by the coding sequence ATGACATCCCTGCACAGCAAGGCCAGGCTGCGGAGCGCGGCGGTCGTCGCCGCGGTCGTGGTGGCTGCCGCGACGACGCCTGCCGCGCACGCCGCCACCTACACCGTCACCTACGGCACCACCGGGTCCTACGCGCACCCGACGGACACGCCGGCGAGCACGTTCATCGACAAGGACGGCACGTTCTACTTCCAGCAGTCGGCCTCACTGTACGGCGCGACCCAGCCCCGCTACTGGGCGTTCTTCACCGGCACCAACTTCGACACCGCCACCCGCTCCAGCGCGATCAGCGACGCGGTCAACCCCGCCAACGCCAACGACAAGAACAACGACACCACCTGGCGCTGCAACAACAGCCCCACGGGCCTTGAATCGACCAACGCGCCGGCCGGGTCGAGCTACTCCCAGCGCAACTTCTGCACCCTGATCGGCGTGTGGGTGGACCCCGACACCGGCCACTGGTACGGCCTGGTGCACAACGAGTTCACACCCCAGCCCTTCGGCGACGGCCTGCACTACGACTCCATCGACTACGCGCTCTCCACCGACCAGGGCAAGACCTGGACCATCAAGGACCACGCGATCACCTCGCCGTACAGCACCAAACGGGGTGACACCACGGCGTTCCCGAACCAGACCTACCACTACGGCACGGGCGACCAGCGCCTGTTCGTGGACACCGCGTCCGGGTACTTCTACGTGTTCTACGGGTCACGGATCGTGGACAAGTCCGGCGGCTGGAAGGCGTTCTACGGACACGTCGCCCGGTCCCCGATCGCGTCCAAGATGGCCAAGGGCTCGTGGCAGAAGTGGTACGACGGCACGTGGACGCAGCCGGGCATCGGTGGTCGCGAGAGCACGATGGTGCCCACGTCGACCAACCCGAACGGGTACGTGCCGACCACTGCCGAGTACAGCCCGCTCACCACCGGCACCGCGAGCCAGCAGATCGCGGACGGCAAGATGCCGCCCACCTCTCCCCTGTTCGTCATGAACATCGCCTACAACGCCCACCTGGGCCTCTACATCGGCACCCCGCAGGCGGTCGACCAGTCCGGCAACGCGCCGCAGGAGGTCTACGCGACCGCCGACCTGACCACCCAGAAGTGGTTCCTGCTGGGCAACTCCGGCAGCTACCACAACGCGTCCTGGTACCGCTGGTTCCTCGACGGCGGCAGCAAGACCGGCTCCACCATCCTGGGCAAGGACTACCGCTCGTACTGCTCGATCGCCTGCACGAACTCGGACGGCGAGTACGCCAACACCACGATCACGTCCAGCGCGGGCGAGCCGGTCCTGTTCGACCCGGCCCGCACCTACACGATCGGCACGGGCTCCCGGGTGCTCTCCCAGGTGTCCGGCAGCTCCGCCACGACGTCCGGCGCGGCGACCGGGTCGGCGCTGGAGGCCTGGCGCATCACCGCCAACGGCGACGGCTCCTACAAGATCGCCAACGCCTCCACCGGCCAGCTCCTGGGCGTCGGCACGGGCTCCACGAGCACCCGGGCCTGGGGCACCAAGCCCACCGCCACCGCCGGCGGCCCCACGGTCGGCCAGCAGTGGTGGGTCGTGCGCACCACCGGCCAGAGCACGTACCGCCTGGTCAACCGGTACAGCGGCCTGGTCCTGGCGCTGAGCTCGGACACCGCCCGGTCGACCGAGACGACCCCGGCGCGGTTCTGGACCAACACCACCGGCAACGCGGTGGGCGGCACCCGGACCGCCGCCGAGCAGACCCTGACCATCACCCCGGTCGGCACGGCGGACCCGTCCCTCAACGGCACTCGCACGGTCACGGCCTCGGGCAAGGCGCTGGACAACCCGAACTCCTCGACCACCGCCGGCACCCAGCTGATCACGTGGTCCCCGAACGGGGGCGCGAACCAGCGCTGGCAGTTCACCCAGCAGGCCGACGGCTCCTACACCATCGTCAACGGGGCGTCGAACCTCTGCATGGACGACTACGCCGGCGCGACCGCACCGGGCACCAAGGTGATCCAGTGGACGTGCACCGGCGGTGACAACCAGCGGTGGCAGGCGACCAAGCTGGCCAACGGCCTCTACATGCTGACGAACGTCCACTCAGGACTGCTGCTCACCACCGCGTCCACGACCAACGGCGCTCTGGTGACGCAGGAGACGAACACCGGGTCAGCGCTGCAACAGTGGTCGATCAGCTAG
- a CDS encoding pyridoxamine 5'-phosphate oxidase family protein, whose protein sequence is MSEPTSTRNLDQYGHAELPWSRARDVLVADTPTADLTFFVATVRPDGRPHTAGVGAVWVDDALHFVGGPGTRRSRNLAVNPACSISVRLRGLDLVLEGEAHRVTDPEVLERVAEVYRTGGWPATVEGDALTAPFTAPSAGPPPWHLYRLTLRTAFGVASAEPHGATRWDFAH, encoded by the coding sequence ATGAGCGAGCCCACCTCGACCCGGAACCTCGACCAGTACGGGCACGCCGAGCTGCCCTGGAGCCGCGCGCGGGACGTCCTGGTCGCCGACACCCCCACCGCCGACCTGACCTTCTTCGTGGCGACCGTGCGACCCGACGGACGCCCCCACACCGCCGGTGTCGGCGCCGTGTGGGTGGACGACGCGCTGCACTTCGTCGGCGGCCCCGGGACCCGCCGGTCGCGCAACCTGGCGGTGAACCCGGCGTGCAGCATCTCCGTGCGGCTGCGCGGCCTGGACCTGGTGCTGGAGGGCGAGGCGCACCGGGTCACCGACCCGGAGGTCCTGGAGCGCGTGGCCGAGGTCTACCGCACGGGCGGCTGGCCGGCGACCGTGGAGGGCGACGCACTCACGGCCCCCTTCACCGCCCCGAGCGCCGGCCCGCCACCCTGGCACCTGTACCGGCTGACCCTGCGCACGGCCTTCGGCGTGGCCTCCGCGGAACCCCACGGCGCCACCCGCTGGGACTTCGCGCACTGA
- a CDS encoding VOC family protein, with amino-acid sequence MSRQFQVTFDAHDPRALSTFWRDALHYVHPAPPGVDLPEGADPLAAWDDFLARIGVPEDQRNTRSAIEDPDGHGPRVFFQQVPEDKVAKNRVHLDLRAAPGLQGEERMAALEAECARLVALGATRLRRHEPNPPMDGGFIVMQDPEGNEFCLD; translated from the coding sequence ATGAGCCGTCAGTTCCAGGTCACCTTCGACGCCCACGACCCGCGTGCCCTCTCCACCTTCTGGCGCGACGCCCTGCACTACGTCCACCCGGCCCCACCCGGCGTGGACCTCCCCGAAGGTGCCGACCCCCTGGCGGCGTGGGACGACTTCCTGGCCCGCATCGGCGTCCCCGAAGACCAGCGCAACACCCGCTCCGCCATCGAAGACCCCGACGGCCACGGCCCGCGCGTCTTCTTCCAGCAGGTCCCGGAGGACAAGGTCGCCAAGAACCGAGTCCACCTGGACCTCCGCGCCGCCCCCGGCCTCCAGGGCGAGGAGCGCATGGCGGCTTTGGAGGCGGAATGCGCCCGCCTGGTCGCCCTCGGCGCCACCCGCCTCCGCCGCCACGAACCCAACCCGCCGATGGACGGCGGCTTCATCGTCATGCAAGACCCGGAGGGCAACGAGTTCTGCCTCGACTGA
- a CDS encoding S1 family peptidase — MRSRVPRRLGTVVVATGLVLASLLTGPAAQAEPVSDPDRAAALAADAAADAAAQVVAELGDTRTAGVYQDDDGRVVVGVTDEAAAQAVRDAGGTPQLVANSTAALTAIHAEFDQLAGIANTSWGVDPSTNKVSVEIHEGVSAADEARLVTVAARHGGAVSVEHLPGKIEFTAYDMRGGVGITSGSRLCTAGFNVQNSSGKKYMITAGHCMIGGYYEWNRYSGNIPLGRMSSFNNEPGDWAVVEYRASNVSPLGMIQYRDGSAHQITGSRWVRDGEGVKRTGTSSQDFVGKVLDPSVTVNYDGGVTLYKMIKTSLCSIKGDSGGPLFSGETALGIASGSDHPTSTCNDGVSTHRSYYQPLQAVLIDKGLRVY, encoded by the coding sequence ATGCGCAGCCGTGTCCCCCGTCGCCTCGGGACGGTCGTGGTGGCCACCGGGTTGGTCCTGGCCTCCCTGCTGACCGGACCCGCCGCCCAGGCCGAACCGGTCAGCGACCCCGACCGCGCCGCCGCCCTGGCCGCCGACGCCGCCGCCGACGCCGCCGCCCAGGTGGTCGCCGAGCTCGGTGACACGCGGACCGCGGGCGTCTACCAGGACGACGACGGCCGGGTGGTCGTCGGCGTCACCGACGAGGCCGCCGCCCAGGCCGTCCGCGACGCCGGCGGCACGCCGCAGCTGGTCGCCAACAGCACCGCGGCCCTCACCGCCATCCACGCCGAGTTCGACCAGCTCGCCGGCATCGCCAACACCTCGTGGGGCGTGGACCCCAGCACGAACAAGGTCTCCGTGGAGATCCACGAGGGCGTCTCCGCCGCCGACGAGGCCCGCCTGGTCACCGTCGCCGCCCGCCACGGCGGCGCGGTCAGCGTCGAGCACCTGCCCGGCAAGATCGAGTTCACCGCCTACGACATGCGCGGCGGCGTCGGCATCACGTCCGGCTCGCGCCTGTGCACCGCCGGGTTCAACGTGCAGAACTCGTCGGGCAAGAAGTACATGATCACCGCCGGGCACTGCATGATCGGCGGCTACTACGAGTGGAACCGGTACTCGGGCAACATCCCCCTGGGTCGCATGTCCAGCTTCAACAACGAGCCCGGTGACTGGGCGGTCGTGGAGTACCGGGCCTCCAACGTCAGCCCGCTGGGCATGATCCAGTACCGGGACGGGTCCGCCCACCAGATCACCGGCTCCCGCTGGGTCCGCGACGGCGAGGGCGTGAAGCGCACGGGCACCTCCAGCCAGGACTTCGTGGGCAAGGTGCTGGACCCGAGCGTGACGGTCAACTACGACGGCGGCGTCACCCTCTACAAGATGATCAAGACCAGCCTGTGCTCCATCAAGGGCGACAGCGGCGGCCCGCTGTTCTCCGGCGAAACGGCCCTGGGCATCGCGTCGGGCAGCGACCACCCCACGTCCACGTGCAACGACGGCGTCAGCACCCACCGGTCGTACTACCAGCCGTTGCAGGCGGTGCTGATCGACAAGGGCCTGCGCGTCTACTGA
- a CDS encoding YciI family protein, with amino-acid sequence MKFLISLHINPAVLDALTDEEKAAIGEGHRAFIDALKESGELITTQALADPSQAVVVSVRNGQPVVTDGPFVEAKEFVGGFYLIDCEDKARAIELAAQIPDTRFEGLGVEVRQVMFEEGLLEA; translated from the coding sequence GTGAAGTTCCTGATCAGCCTGCACATCAACCCCGCCGTGCTGGATGCGCTGACCGACGAGGAGAAGGCCGCGATCGGCGAGGGGCACCGCGCGTTCATCGACGCGCTGAAGGAGTCCGGCGAGCTGATCACCACGCAGGCGCTGGCCGACCCGTCGCAAGCCGTCGTGGTGTCGGTGCGCAACGGCCAGCCCGTGGTGACCGACGGGCCGTTCGTCGAGGCCAAGGAGTTCGTCGGCGGCTTCTACCTCATCGACTGCGAGGACAAGGCGCGGGCGATCGAGCTGGCCGCGCAGATCCCGGACACCCGGTTCGAGGGCCTGGGCGTCGAGGTCCGCCAGGTGATGTTCGAAGAGGGACTGCTGGAGGCATGA
- a CDS encoding maleylpyruvate isomerase family mycothiol-dependent enzyme — protein MADQVAVVREVLPGVARRFAELVTGAPPAVKATADWTIADTAAHVASIATMYTAILRPQGGEVPVEQLAERVRTVTVETVADLNTMALRHFTDRDPRRLSENLRSTVDRILEMTDGTDHERPIPWLGDSRVPVGGVLAHLVNEMLVHGWDIARALRAPWPMPVREAAPFFDLFVVGMIRNSTGNILDGPPPGDRRIAVAFRSRHTAPVTLVLHRGRVTVEDEKADARVRFDPATLNLLLFGRVSRLKAVLGGKLVVSGRRPWVLPEFLRTVRLPTNAQPLS, from the coding sequence GTGGCCGACCAGGTGGCGGTGGTGCGTGAGGTGTTGCCGGGGGTCGCGCGGAGGTTCGCGGAACTGGTGACCGGGGCACCGCCGGCCGTGAAGGCGACTGCCGACTGGACGATCGCGGACACGGCGGCGCATGTGGCCTCCATCGCCACCATGTACACGGCGATCCTGCGGCCCCAAGGCGGGGAAGTCCCGGTCGAGCAGTTGGCCGAGCGGGTGCGTACCGTGACCGTCGAGACCGTGGCCGACCTGAACACCATGGCGTTGCGGCACTTCACCGATCGCGACCCGAGAAGGCTGTCGGAGAACCTGCGGTCCACTGTGGACCGGATCCTGGAGATGACCGACGGCACGGATCACGAGCGGCCGATCCCGTGGTTGGGGGACTCGCGGGTGCCGGTGGGCGGTGTGCTGGCCCACCTGGTCAACGAAATGCTGGTCCACGGCTGGGACATCGCCCGCGCCCTGCGCGCACCCTGGCCGATGCCCGTCCGAGAAGCCGCGCCGTTCTTCGACCTGTTCGTCGTCGGCATGATCCGCAACAGCACGGGCAACATCCTCGACGGCCCGCCACCCGGCGACCGCCGCATCGCGGTCGCCTTCCGGTCCCGCCACACCGCACCGGTCACGCTCGTGCTGCACCGGGGACGGGTGACCGTCGAGGACGAGAAGGCCGACGCGCGGGTCCGCTTCGACCCGGCCACGCTGAACCTCCTGCTGTTCGGCCGGGTCAGCCGGCTGAAGGCGGTGTTGGGCGGGAAGCTGGTCGTCTCCGGGCGGCGGCCGTGGGTGCTGCCGGAGTTCCTGCGCACGGTCCGGCTGCCCACCAACGCCCAGCCGTTGTCGTAA
- a CDS encoding AfsR/SARP family transcriptional regulator, whose protein sequence is MEFRVLGAVEAWSDGVRLDLGSRKQRLLLAILLLEPGRTVPRDRITDLLWPDDPPMSARNTVQTLVSRLRAAFRAHGPQLRSEGAGYVLLVDPEDVDLHRFHRLAARAREADDEKAVLLFDEALALWRGEPLADVAAPETARRLLAGVEEARWTALEDRIDAQLRLGRGRDVLAELTALVAAHPSRQRFVGQLMLTLHRDGRTDDALNAYRALRTRLVEEVGLDPSAELRKLEATILADDGGDGGDGGGAADGGRASKGRGAADRRGEQPVRPAQLPHDVRGFAGRTAELALLDQAGDGCDVRVLTGIAGVGKTALAVRWAHRARHRFPDGQLYLDLRGFDADHEPLRPAVAVTHLLRALGTDPRAIPPDPDEQFALWRSLLADRHVLLVLDNARDSGQVVPLLPPSGTVLVTSRLRLGDLIARCGALSVPVGVLPEEDSHQLLEAVLGGPVPASEAAELARLCGHLPLALRLAAANLGDGDVPGIAELARELAAGDPLTGLCVDGAEESAVTTAFALSYRAVGAEHRRLFRRLSLVPGQTFTAHQAAALADTPVPQANQRLKALAAANLVERYRPGRYRFHDLLRWYAARQVLADERPEDRDTALRRLFEHYLAAADATGRLLIPHFLRLPRDAREVFADADEALAWLDEEWPNVAAAVEHAAEHGPREFAWHIADALRAYFHHRGHRTEWIRVASRGLAAAQSAGEPQPQTAMHLSIALACVNSGRYDEARVHLTTVLREGFADAWPDGLIAVLNNLSAVHQRLGEPREAIRRGLECLRLTEEHPTPPGAVSMALANVGFAYEQIGELDQALVHFTRALELAERGGARFSVAVLLVDLGNVHRDRDDRAAAAEFYERALAANRELGYHYGEAAALSGRALLAAGGDARASGGGDRRATGGGDRRATGGGDARADALEAVRLTHVIGDRGTEAWALVSLGEVCLRSGSPAEATEHFERALTIARETSFTWCETAALAGLAEARLALGDRDRARECADQAAELATRAGYRLLAARVSRIADGAQ, encoded by the coding sequence GTGGAGTTCCGGGTCTTGGGCGCCGTGGAGGCGTGGTCGGACGGGGTCCGCCTGGACCTCGGCTCCCGCAAGCAACGCCTGCTCCTGGCGATCCTCCTGCTCGAACCCGGGCGCACCGTGCCGCGCGACCGGATCACCGACCTGCTCTGGCCCGACGACCCGCCGATGAGCGCCCGCAACACCGTGCAGACGCTGGTGTCCCGGCTCCGCGCGGCCTTCCGGGCGCACGGGCCACAGCTGCGGTCCGAGGGCGCGGGGTACGTGCTGCTCGTGGACCCGGAGGACGTGGACCTGCACCGGTTCCACCGGCTCGCCGCCCGCGCCCGGGAGGCCGACGACGAAAAGGCCGTCCTGCTGTTCGACGAGGCCCTGGCGCTGTGGCGGGGCGAGCCGCTGGCCGACGTCGCCGCGCCCGAGACCGCGCGGCGGCTGCTCGCCGGCGTCGAGGAGGCCCGGTGGACCGCGTTGGAGGACCGCATCGACGCCCAACTGCGGCTGGGGCGCGGGCGGGACGTGCTGGCCGAGCTGACCGCGCTGGTCGCCGCGCACCCGTCGCGGCAGCGGTTCGTCGGGCAGCTCATGCTCACCCTCCACCGCGACGGCCGCACCGACGACGCGCTCAACGCCTACCGCGCGCTGCGCACCCGCCTGGTCGAGGAGGTCGGGCTGGACCCGTCGGCTGAGCTGCGCAAACTGGAAGCGACCATCCTGGCGGACGACGGCGGCGATGGTGGGGACGGCGGCGGGGCGGCGGACGGGGGCCGGGCGTCGAAGGGGCGCGGGGCGGCGGACCGGCGCGGAGAGCAGCCGGTTCGGCCGGCGCAGTTGCCGCACGACGTGCGCGGGTTCGCGGGGCGGACCGCCGAGCTGGCCCTGCTGGACCAGGCCGGGGACGGCTGCGACGTGCGCGTCCTGACCGGCATCGCGGGTGTCGGCAAGACCGCGCTGGCCGTCCGCTGGGCGCACCGAGCCCGGCACCGCTTCCCCGACGGCCAGCTCTACCTGGACCTGCGCGGCTTCGACGCCGACCACGAGCCGCTGCGCCCCGCCGTCGCCGTGACCCACCTGCTGCGCGCCCTGGGCACCGACCCGCGCGCGATACCGCCGGACCCGGACGAGCAGTTCGCGCTGTGGCGGTCGCTGCTGGCCGACCGGCACGTGCTGCTCGTGCTGGACAACGCCCGCGACAGCGGCCAGGTGGTCCCGCTGCTGCCGCCCTCGGGCACGGTCCTGGTCACCAGCCGGCTGCGCCTGGGCGACCTGATCGCCCGCTGCGGCGCGCTGTCGGTGCCGGTGGGCGTGCTGCCCGAAGAGGACTCCCACCAGCTGCTGGAAGCCGTGCTGGGCGGTCCGGTGCCGGCGTCCGAGGCCGCCGAACTGGCCCGGCTGTGCGGGCACCTGCCGCTGGCGCTGCGCCTGGCGGCGGCGAACCTCGGCGACGGCGACGTGCCCGGGATCGCCGAGCTGGCCCGGGAACTGGCCGCCGGCGACCCGTTGACCGGGCTGTGCGTCGACGGGGCCGAGGAGAGCGCGGTGACGACCGCGTTCGCCCTGTCCTACCGCGCGGTCGGGGCCGAGCACCGGCGGTTGTTCCGGCGGCTGTCCCTGGTCCCCGGCCAGACCTTCACCGCCCACCAGGCGGCGGCGCTGGCGGACACCCCCGTCCCACAGGCGAACCAGCGGCTCAAGGCGCTGGCCGCCGCGAACCTGGTCGAGCGCTACCGACCCGGCCGCTACCGCTTCCACGACCTGCTGCGCTGGTACGCCGCCCGCCAGGTGCTCGCCGACGAACGCCCGGAGGACCGCGACACCGCCCTCCGGCGGCTGTTCGAGCACTACCTGGCCGCCGCCGACGCCACCGGACGCCTGCTCATCCCCCACTTCCTGCGCCTGCCCAGGGACGCGCGGGAGGTCTTCGCCGACGCGGACGAAGCCCTGGCGTGGCTGGACGAGGAGTGGCCGAACGTCGCCGCCGCCGTCGAGCACGCCGCCGAGCACGGTCCGCGGGAGTTCGCCTGGCACATCGCCGACGCCCTGCGCGCCTACTTCCACCACCGGGGCCACCGCACCGAGTGGATCCGCGTCGCGTCCCGGGGCCTGGCCGCCGCCCAGTCGGCGGGCGAACCCCAGCCGCAGACGGCGATGCACCTGAGCATCGCCCTGGCCTGCGTGAACAGCGGCCGGTACGACGAGGCCCGGGTGCACCTGACGACGGTGCTGCGGGAGGGGTTCGCCGACGCGTGGCCCGACGGGCTGATCGCCGTGCTGAACAACCTCAGCGCCGTCCACCAGCGGCTGGGCGAGCCCCGGGAGGCGATCCGGCGCGGCCTGGAGTGCCTGCGGCTGACCGAGGAGCACCCGACCCCGCCCGGTGCGGTCTCGATGGCCCTGGCCAACGTGGGTTTCGCCTACGAGCAGATCGGCGAGCTGGACCAGGCCCTGGTGCACTTCACGCGGGCGCTGGAGCTGGCCGAGCGCGGCGGTGCCCGGTTCAGCGTGGCGGTACTGCTGGTGGACCTGGGCAACGTGCACCGCGACCGGGACGACCGGGCCGCGGCGGCGGAGTTCTACGAGCGGGCACTGGCGGCCAACCGGGAGCTGGGCTACCACTACGGCGAGGCCGCCGCCCTGTCCGGGAGGGCGCTGCTCGCCGCCGGCGGTGACGCACGGGCGTCCGGGGGCGGTGACCGGCGAGCGACCGGCGGCGGTGACCGGCGAGCGACCGGCGGCGGAGACGCGCGGGCGGACGCGCTGGAGGCCGTGCGGCTCACCCACGTGATCGGCGACCGGGGCACGGAGGCGTGGGCGCTGGTGTCGTTGGGCGAGGTGTGCCTGCGGTCGGGATCGCCCGCGGAGGCCACCGAGCACTTCGAGCGCGCCCTGACCATCGCCCGCGAGACGAGCTTCACGTGGTGCGAGACCGCCGCCCTGGCGGGGTTGGCCGAGGCACGGCTGGCGCTCGGCGACCGGGACCGCGCACGGGAGTGCGCGGACCAGGCCGCCGAGCTCGCCACCCGAGCGGGCTACCGGCTCTTGGCCGCCCGCGTCAGCCGGATCGCGGACGGGGCTCAGTAG
- a CDS encoding RNA polymerase sigma factor: MTTPDVEDLVRDLAPRVLDALARRHGRFEGCEDAVQEAVLAATLQWPVEGVPDNPHGWLVTVASRRLIDQVRSDHARRERESATDVVPGEVPDTDDSLLLLFLCCHPSLTAASQTALTLRAVGGLTTAEIARAFLVPEATLAARISRAKQRIKAAGSEFRLPEDTAEREERLRVVLHVLYLIFNEGYTASSGSALHRADLAHEAIRLARVVHAQLPDDSEVTGLLALMLLTHARRDARTTPAGDLIPLDEQDRSKWDRALVEEGTELAKASLAGSALGPYQLQAAIAATHADAATAAETNWAQVHALYLILERVAPNPMVTLNRAIALAEVKGAEAGLALLSTLDCDDRLAGHHRLLSVRAHLLEKGGDLVGARENYRAAAKATASLAERRYLEGKAGRIGDPPSGSS, encoded by the coding sequence ATGACCACCCCGGACGTCGAGGACCTGGTGCGCGACCTGGCGCCCCGGGTCCTCGACGCGCTGGCCCGCCGGCACGGCCGGTTCGAGGGCTGCGAGGACGCCGTGCAGGAGGCCGTGCTGGCCGCCACCCTGCAGTGGCCGGTCGAGGGCGTGCCGGACAACCCGCACGGGTGGCTGGTCACCGTCGCCTCGCGCCGCCTGATCGACCAGGTGCGCAGCGACCACGCCCGCCGGGAGCGCGAGTCCGCGACCGACGTCGTCCCCGGCGAGGTGCCGGACACCGACGACTCGCTGCTCCTGCTGTTCCTGTGCTGCCACCCCAGCCTCACCGCCGCGTCCCAGACCGCCCTGACGCTGCGGGCCGTGGGCGGGCTGACCACCGCCGAGATCGCCCGCGCGTTCCTGGTGCCCGAGGCGACCCTGGCGGCCCGGATCAGCCGCGCCAAGCAGCGCATCAAGGCCGCCGGCAGCGAGTTCCGCCTGCCCGAGGACACCGCCGAACGCGAGGAACGGTTGCGGGTCGTCCTGCACGTGCTGTACCTGATCTTCAACGAGGGCTACACCGCGTCCTCGGGCAGCGCACTGCACCGCGCCGACCTGGCGCACGAGGCGATCCGGCTGGCCCGGGTGGTCCACGCCCAGCTGCCCGACGACAGCGAGGTGACCGGCCTGCTCGCCCTGATGCTGCTGACCCACGCCCGGCGCGACGCGCGGACGACCCCGGCCGGCGACCTGATCCCCCTCGACGAGCAGGACCGGTCGAAGTGGGACCGCGCGCTGGTCGAGGAGGGCACCGAGCTGGCCAAGGCGTCCCTCGCGGGTTCGGCGCTGGGTCCCTACCAGCTGCAAGCCGCCATCGCGGCCACCCACGCCGACGCGGCCACGGCGGCGGAGACGAACTGGGCGCAGGTGCACGCGCTCTACCTGATCCTGGAACGGGTGGCGCCCAACCCGATGGTCACCCTGAACCGGGCGATCGCGCTCGCGGAGGTCAAGGGCGCGGAAGCCGGGCTGGCTCTGCTGTCCACTTTGGACTGTGACGACCGGCTGGCGGGCCACCACCGGTTGCTGTCCGTGCGGGCGCACCTGCTGGAGAAGGGCGGTGACCTGGTCGGGGCGCGGGAGAACTACCGGGCCGCCGCCAAGGCCACCGCCAGCCTCGCCGAACGTCGTTACCTGGAGGGGAAGGCGGGCCGCATCGGCGACCCGCCTTCCGGTTCTAGCTGA